In one Zalophus californianus isolate mZalCal1 chromosome 10, mZalCal1.pri.v2, whole genome shotgun sequence genomic region, the following are encoded:
- the MUC1 gene encoding mucin-1 isoform X3, producing the protein MWRTNSAFRSLLCPFPTRFSTAMTPGFWAPLFLLLLVPRRLTASRGTSPQTSGPASGSTTTGGHHGASSPASRGTSPQTSGPASGSTTTGGHHGASSPASRGTSPPTSGPASGSTTTGGHHGASSPASRGTSPPTSGPASGSTTTGGHHGASSPASRGTSPQTSGPASGSTTTGGHHGASSPASRGTSPPTSGPASGSTTTGGHHGASSPASRGTSPPTSGPASGSTTTGGHHGASSPASRGTSPPTSGPASGSTTTGGHHGASSPASRGTSPPTSGPASGSTTTGGHHGASSPASRGTSPPTSGPASGSITTGGHHGASSPASRGTSPQTRGPASGSTTTGGHHGASFPASRGTSPQTSGPASGSTTTGGHHGASSPASRGTSPPTSGPASGSTTTGGHHGASSPASRGTSPPTTRTIADTTHHSIEPPTSSNGSTSPQLSLRVSFFFLSFSILNLQFNSSLEDPSTKYYQELQRNISELFLQIYEQEDFLGLFNIKFRPGSVVVESTLVFRKGATDACDVKTQFEEHSGELARYNLSISGVSVRDVSSPSAGQSSSGVPGWGIALLVLVCVLVALAILYVVALAVCRCCQKNCGQLDLFPTRDAYHPMSEYPTYHTHGRYVPPGSRRSPYEEISAGNGGSSLSYVNLNPSATSANL; encoded by the exons ATGTGGAGAACAAACAG CGCCTTCCGGAGcctgctctgccccttccccacccggTTCAGCACCGCCATGACGCCGGGCTTCTgggcccctctcttcctcctgctcctggtACCCCGACGGCTTACAG CCTCCCGTGGCACCTCACCCCAGACCAGCGGCCCCGCCTCGGGCTCGACCACCACCGGGGGACACCACGGTGCCTCATCCCCAGCCTCCCGTGGCACCTCACCCCAGACCAGCGGCCCCGCCTCGGGCTCGACCACCACCGGGGGACACCACGGTGCCTCATCCCCAGCCTCCCGTGGCACCTCACCCCCGACCAGCGGCCCCGCCTCGGGCTCGACCACCACCGGGGGACACCACGGTGCCTCATCCCCAGCCTCCCGTGGCACCTCACCCCCGACCAGCGGCCCCGCCTCGGGCTCGACCACCACCGGGGGACACCACGGTGCCTCATCCCCAGCCTCCCGTGGCACCTCACCCCAGACCAGCGGCCCCGCCTCGGGCTCGACCACCACCGGGGGACACCACGGTGCCTCATCCCCAGCCTCCCGTGGCACCTCACCCCCGACCAGCGGCCCCGCCTCGGGCTCGACCACCACCGGGGGACACCACGGTGCCTCATCCCCAGCCTCCCGTGGCACCTCACCCCCGACCAGCGGCCCCGCCTCGGGCTCGACCACCACCGGGGGACACCACGGTGCCTCATCCCCAGCCTCCCGTGGCACCTCACCCCCGACCAGCGGCCCCGCCTCGGGCTCGACCACCACCGGGGGACACCACGGTGCCTCATCCCCAGCCTCCCGTGGCACCTCACCCCCGACCAGCGGCCCCGCCTCGGGCTCGACCACCACCGGGGGACACCACGGTGCCTCATCCCCAGCCTCCCGTGGCACCTCACCCCCGACCAGCGGCCCCGCCTCGGGCTCGATCACCACCGGGGGACACCACGGTGCCTCATCCCCAGCCTCCCGTGGCACCTCACCCCAGACCAGGGGCCCCGCCTCGGGCTCGACCACAACCGGGGGACACCACGGTGCCTCATTCCCAGCCTCCCGTGGCACCTCACCCCAGACCAGCGGCCCCGCCTCGGGCTCGACCACCACCGGGGGACACCACGGTGCCTCATCCCCAGCCTCCCGTGGCACCTCACCCCCGACCAGCGGCCCCGCCTCGGGCTCGACTACCACTGGGGGACACCACGGTGCCTCATCCCCAGCCTCCCGTGGCACCTCACCCCCGACCACCAGGACTATTGCTGACACCACTCACCATAGCATAGAACCTCCAACCTCCTCCAATGGTAGCACTTCTCCCCAGTTGTCTCTTAGggtctccttcttcttcctgtctttttccattttgaatctCCAGTTTAACTCTTCTCTGGAGGATCCCAGCACGAAATACTACCAAGAGCTGCAGAGAAACATTTCTGAGTTG TTTTTGCAGATTTATGAACAGGAAGATTTTCTGGGCCTCTTTAACATCAAGTTCAG ACCAGGATCTGTGGTGGTCGAATCAACTCTGGTCTTCCGCAAGGGTGCCACCGACGCCTGTGACGTGAAGACACAGTTTGAAGAGCACAGCGGGGAACTAGCCAGATATAACCTGTCCATCTCAGGTGTTAGCG TGCGAGACGTGTCGTCCCCTTCCGCCGGCCAGTCCAGctctggggtccctggctggggcATTGCCCTGCTGGTTCTGGTCTGTGTTCTGGTTGCACTCGCCATCCTCTACGTCGTTGCCCTG GCTGTGTGTCGGTGCTGCCAGAAGAACTGTGGGCAGCTGGACCTCTTTCCAACCCGGGACGCCTACCACCCTATGAGCGAGTACCCCACCTACCATACGCATGGGCGCTATGTGCCGCCAGGCAGCAGACGCAGCCCCTATGAGGAG ATCTCGGCAGGCAACGGGGGCAGCAGCCTGTCTTATGTGAACCTGAACCCATCAGCCACTTCCGCCAACTTGTAG
- the MUC1 gene encoding mucin-1 isoform X5, with product MWRTNSAFRSLLCPFPTRFSTAMTPGFWAPLFLLLLVPRRLTGGPASGSTTTGGHHGASSPASRGTSPQTSGPASGSTTTGGHHGASSPASRGTSPPTSGPASGSTTTGGHHGASSPASRGTSPPTSGPASGSTTTGGHHGASSPASRGTSPQTSGPASGSTTTGGHHGASSPASRGTSPPTSGPASGSTTTGGHHGASSPASRGTSPPTSGPASGSTTTGGHHGASSPASRGTSPPTSGPASGSTTTGGHHGASSPASRGTSPPTSGPASGSTTTGGHHGASSPASRGTSPPTSGPASGSITTGGHHGASSPASRGTSPQTRGPASGSTTTGGHHGASFPASRGTSPQTSGPASGSTTTGGHHGASSPASRGTSPPTSGPASGSTTTGGHHGASSPASRGTSPPTTRTIADTTHHSIEPPTSSNGSTSPQLSLRVSFFFLSFSILNLQFNSSLEDPSTKYYQELQRNISELFLQIYEQEDFLGLFNIKFRPGSVVVESTLVFRKGATDACDVKTQFEEHSGELARYNLSISGVSVRDVSSPSAGQSSSGVPGWGIALLVLVCVLVALAILYVVALAVCRCCQKNCGQLDLFPTRDAYHPMSEYPTYHTHGRYVPPGSRRSPYEEISAGNGGSSLSYVNLNPSATSANL from the exons ATGTGGAGAACAAACAG CGCCTTCCGGAGcctgctctgccccttccccacccggTTCAGCACCGCCATGACGCCGGGCTTCTgggcccctctcttcctcctgctcctggtACCCCGACGGCTTACAG GCGGCCCCGCCTCGGGCTCGACCACCACCGGGGGACACCACGGTGCCTCATCCCCAGCCTCCCGTGGCACCTCACCCCAGACCAGCGGCCCCGCCTCGGGCTCGACCACCACCGGGGGACACCACGGTGCCTCATCCCCAGCCTCCCGTGGCACCTCACCCCCGACCAGCGGCCCCGCCTCGGGCTCGACCACCACCGGGGGACACCACGGTGCCTCATCCCCAGCCTCCCGTGGCACCTCACCCCCGACCAGCGGCCCCGCCTCGGGCTCGACCACCACCGGGGGACACCACGGTGCCTCATCCCCAGCCTCCCGTGGCACCTCACCCCAGACCAGCGGCCCCGCCTCGGGCTCGACCACCACCGGGGGACACCACGGTGCCTCATCCCCAGCCTCCCGTGGCACCTCACCCCCGACCAGCGGCCCCGCCTCGGGCTCGACCACCACCGGGGGACACCACGGTGCCTCATCCCCAGCCTCCCGTGGCACCTCACCCCCGACCAGCGGCCCCGCCTCGGGCTCGACCACCACCGGGGGACACCACGGTGCCTCATCCCCAGCCTCCCGTGGCACCTCACCCCCGACCAGCGGCCCCGCCTCGGGCTCGACCACCACCGGGGGACACCACGGTGCCTCATCCCCAGCCTCCCGTGGCACCTCACCCCCGACCAGCGGCCCCGCCTCGGGCTCGACCACCACCGGGGGACACCACGGTGCCTCATCCCCAGCCTCCCGTGGCACCTCACCCCCGACCAGCGGCCCCGCCTCGGGCTCGATCACCACCGGGGGACACCACGGTGCCTCATCCCCAGCCTCCCGTGGCACCTCACCCCAGACCAGGGGCCCCGCCTCGGGCTCGACCACAACCGGGGGACACCACGGTGCCTCATTCCCAGCCTCCCGTGGCACCTCACCCCAGACCAGCGGCCCCGCCTCGGGCTCGACCACCACCGGGGGACACCACGGTGCCTCATCCCCAGCCTCCCGTGGCACCTCACCCCCGACCAGCGGCCCCGCCTCGGGCTCGACTACCACTGGGGGACACCACGGTGCCTCATCCCCAGCCTCCCGTGGCACCTCACCCCCGACCACCAGGACTATTGCTGACACCACTCACCATAGCATAGAACCTCCAACCTCCTCCAATGGTAGCACTTCTCCCCAGTTGTCTCTTAGggtctccttcttcttcctgtctttttccattttgaatctCCAGTTTAACTCTTCTCTGGAGGATCCCAGCACGAAATACTACCAAGAGCTGCAGAGAAACATTTCTGAGTTG TTTTTGCAGATTTATGAACAGGAAGATTTTCTGGGCCTCTTTAACATCAAGTTCAG ACCAGGATCTGTGGTGGTCGAATCAACTCTGGTCTTCCGCAAGGGTGCCACCGACGCCTGTGACGTGAAGACACAGTTTGAAGAGCACAGCGGGGAACTAGCCAGATATAACCTGTCCATCTCAGGTGTTAGCG TGCGAGACGTGTCGTCCCCTTCCGCCGGCCAGTCCAGctctggggtccctggctggggcATTGCCCTGCTGGTTCTGGTCTGTGTTCTGGTTGCACTCGCCATCCTCTACGTCGTTGCCCTG GCTGTGTGTCGGTGCTGCCAGAAGAACTGTGGGCAGCTGGACCTCTTTCCAACCCGGGACGCCTACCACCCTATGAGCGAGTACCCCACCTACCATACGCATGGGCGCTATGTGCCGCCAGGCAGCAGACGCAGCCCCTATGAGGAG ATCTCGGCAGGCAACGGGGGCAGCAGCCTGTCTTATGTGAACCTGAACCCATCAGCCACTTCCGCCAACTTGTAG
- the MUC1 gene encoding mucin-1 isoform X2, whose translation MWRTNSAFRSLLCPFPTRFSTAMTPGFWAPLFLLLLVPRRLTGGPTSGSTTTGGHHGASSPASRGTSPQTSGPASGSTTTGGHHGASSPASRGTSPQTSGPASGSTTTGGHHGASSPASRGTSPPTSGPASGSTTTGGHHGASSPASRGTSPPTSGPASGSTTTGGHHGASSPASRGTSPQTSGPASGSTTTGGHHGASSPASRGTSPPTSGPASGSTTTGGHHGASSPASRGTSPPTSGPASGSTTTGGHHGASSPASRGTSPPTSGPASGSTTTGGHHGASSPASRGTSPPTSGPASGSTTTGGHHGASSPASRGTSPPTSGPASGSITTGGHHGASSPASRGTSPQTRGPASGSTTTGGHHGASFPASRGTSPQTSGPASGSTTTGGHHGASSPASRGTSPPTSGPASGSTTTGGHHGASSPASRGTSPPTTRTIADTTHHSIEPPTSSNGSTSPQLSLRVSFFFLSFSILNLQFNSSLEDPSTKYYQELQRNISELFLQIYEQEDFLGLFNIKFRPGSVVVESTLVFRKGATDACDVKTQFEEHSGELARYNLSISGVSVRDVSSPSAGQSSSGVPGWGIALLVLVCVLVALAILYVVALAVCRCCQKNCGQLDLFPTRDAYHPMSEYPTYHTHGRYVPPGSRRSPYEEISAGNGGSSLSYVNLNPSATSANL comes from the exons ATGTGGAGAACAAACAG CGCCTTCCGGAGcctgctctgccccttccccacccggTTCAGCACCGCCATGACGCCGGGCTTCTgggcccctctcttcctcctgctcctggtACCCCGACGGCTTACAG GCGGCCCCACCTCGGGCTCGACCACCACCGGGGGACACCACGGTGCCTCATCCCCAGCCTCCCGTGGCACCTCACCCCAGACCAGCGGCCCCGCCTCGGGCTCGACCACCACCGGGGGACACCACGGTGCCTCATCCCCAGCCTCCCGTGGCACCTCACCCCAGACCAGCGGCCCCGCCTCGGGCTCGACCACCACCGGGGGACACCACGGTGCCTCATCCCCAGCCTCCCGTGGCACCTCACCCCCGACCAGCGGCCCCGCCTCGGGCTCGACCACCACCGGGGGACACCACGGTGCCTCATCCCCAGCCTCCCGTGGCACCTCACCCCCGACCAGCGGCCCCGCCTCGGGCTCGACCACCACCGGGGGACACCACGGTGCCTCATCCCCAGCCTCCCGTGGCACCTCACCCCAGACCAGCGGCCCCGCCTCGGGCTCGACCACCACCGGGGGACACCACGGTGCCTCATCCCCAGCCTCCCGTGGCACCTCACCCCCGACCAGCGGCCCCGCCTCGGGCTCGACCACCACCGGGGGACACCACGGTGCCTCATCCCCAGCCTCCCGTGGCACCTCACCCCCGACCAGCGGCCCCGCCTCGGGCTCGACCACCACCGGGGGACACCACGGTGCCTCATCCCCAGCCTCCCGTGGCACCTCACCCCCGACCAGCGGCCCCGCCTCGGGCTCGACCACCACCGGGGGACACCACGGTGCCTCATCCCCAGCCTCCCGTGGCACCTCACCCCCGACCAGCGGCCCCGCCTCGGGCTCGACCACCACCGGGGGACACCACGGTGCCTCATCCCCAGCCTCCCGTGGCACCTCACCCCCGACCAGCGGCCCCGCCTCGGGCTCGATCACCACCGGGGGACACCACGGTGCCTCATCCCCAGCCTCCCGTGGCACCTCACCCCAGACCAGGGGCCCCGCCTCGGGCTCGACCACAACCGGGGGACACCACGGTGCCTCATTCCCAGCCTCCCGTGGCACCTCACCCCAGACCAGCGGCCCCGCCTCGGGCTCGACCACCACCGGGGGACACCACGGTGCCTCATCCCCAGCCTCCCGTGGCACCTCACCCCCGACCAGCGGCCCCGCCTCGGGCTCGACTACCACTGGGGGACACCACGGTGCCTCATCCCCAGCCTCCCGTGGCACCTCACCCCCGACCACCAGGACTATTGCTGACACCACTCACCATAGCATAGAACCTCCAACCTCCTCCAATGGTAGCACTTCTCCCCAGTTGTCTCTTAGggtctccttcttcttcctgtctttttccattttgaatctCCAGTTTAACTCTTCTCTGGAGGATCCCAGCACGAAATACTACCAAGAGCTGCAGAGAAACATTTCTGAGTTG TTTTTGCAGATTTATGAACAGGAAGATTTTCTGGGCCTCTTTAACATCAAGTTCAG ACCAGGATCTGTGGTGGTCGAATCAACTCTGGTCTTCCGCAAGGGTGCCACCGACGCCTGTGACGTGAAGACACAGTTTGAAGAGCACAGCGGGGAACTAGCCAGATATAACCTGTCCATCTCAGGTGTTAGCG TGCGAGACGTGTCGTCCCCTTCCGCCGGCCAGTCCAGctctggggtccctggctggggcATTGCCCTGCTGGTTCTGGTCTGTGTTCTGGTTGCACTCGCCATCCTCTACGTCGTTGCCCTG GCTGTGTGTCGGTGCTGCCAGAAGAACTGTGGGCAGCTGGACCTCTTTCCAACCCGGGACGCCTACCACCCTATGAGCGAGTACCCCACCTACCATACGCATGGGCGCTATGTGCCGCCAGGCAGCAGACGCAGCCCCTATGAGGAG ATCTCGGCAGGCAACGGGGGCAGCAGCCTGTCTTATGTGAACCTGAACCCATCAGCCACTTCCGCCAACTTGTAG
- the MUC1 gene encoding mucin-1 isoform X4, protein MTPGFWAPLFLLLLVPRRLTGGPTSGSTTTGGHHGASSPASRGTSPQTSGPASGSTTTGGHHGASSPASRGTSPQTSGPASGSTTTGGHHGASSPASRGTSPPTSGPASGSTTTGGHHGASSPASRGTSPPTSGPASGSTTTGGHHGASSPASRGTSPQTSGPASGSTTTGGHHGASSPASRGTSPPTSGPASGSTTTGGHHGASSPASRGTSPPTSGPASGSTTTGGHHGASSPASRGTSPPTSGPASGSTTTGGHHGASSPASRGTSPPTSGPASGSTTTGGHHGASSPASRGTSPPTSGPASGSITTGGHHGASSPASRGTSPQTRGPASGSTTTGGHHGASFPASRGTSPQTSGPASGSTTTGGHHGASSPASRGTSPPTSGPASGSTTTGGHHGASSPASRGTSPPTTRTIADTTHHSIEPPTSSNGSTSPQLSLRVSFFFLSFSILNLQFNSSLEDPSTKYYQELQRNISELFLQIYEQEDFLGLFNIKFRPGSVVVESTLVFRKGATDACDVKTQFEEHSGELARYNLSISGVSVRDVSSPSAGQSSSGVPGWGIALLVLVCVLVALAILYVVALAVCRCCQKNCGQLDLFPTRDAYHPMSEYPTYHTHGRYVPPGSRRSPYEEISAGNGGSSLSYVNLNPSATSANL, encoded by the exons ATGACGCCGGGCTTCTgggcccctctcttcctcctgctcctggtACCCCGACGGCTTACAG GCGGCCCCACCTCGGGCTCGACCACCACCGGGGGACACCACGGTGCCTCATCCCCAGCCTCCCGTGGCACCTCACCCCAGACCAGCGGCCCCGCCTCGGGCTCGACCACCACCGGGGGACACCACGGTGCCTCATCCCCAGCCTCCCGTGGCACCTCACCCCAGACCAGCGGCCCCGCCTCGGGCTCGACCACCACCGGGGGACACCACGGTGCCTCATCCCCAGCCTCCCGTGGCACCTCACCCCCGACCAGCGGCCCCGCCTCGGGCTCGACCACCACCGGGGGACACCACGGTGCCTCATCCCCAGCCTCCCGTGGCACCTCACCCCCGACCAGCGGCCCCGCCTCGGGCTCGACCACCACCGGGGGACACCACGGTGCCTCATCCCCAGCCTCCCGTGGCACCTCACCCCAGACCAGCGGCCCCGCCTCGGGCTCGACCACCACCGGGGGACACCACGGTGCCTCATCCCCAGCCTCCCGTGGCACCTCACCCCCGACCAGCGGCCCCGCCTCGGGCTCGACCACCACCGGGGGACACCACGGTGCCTCATCCCCAGCCTCCCGTGGCACCTCACCCCCGACCAGCGGCCCCGCCTCGGGCTCGACCACCACCGGGGGACACCACGGTGCCTCATCCCCAGCCTCCCGTGGCACCTCACCCCCGACCAGCGGCCCCGCCTCGGGCTCGACCACCACCGGGGGACACCACGGTGCCTCATCCCCAGCCTCCCGTGGCACCTCACCCCCGACCAGCGGCCCCGCCTCGGGCTCGACCACCACCGGGGGACACCACGGTGCCTCATCCCCAGCCTCCCGTGGCACCTCACCCCCGACCAGCGGCCCCGCCTCGGGCTCGATCACCACCGGGGGACACCACGGTGCCTCATCCCCAGCCTCCCGTGGCACCTCACCCCAGACCAGGGGCCCCGCCTCGGGCTCGACCACAACCGGGGGACACCACGGTGCCTCATTCCCAGCCTCCCGTGGCACCTCACCCCAGACCAGCGGCCCCGCCTCGGGCTCGACCACCACCGGGGGACACCACGGTGCCTCATCCCCAGCCTCCCGTGGCACCTCACCCCCGACCAGCGGCCCCGCCTCGGGCTCGACTACCACTGGGGGACACCACGGTGCCTCATCCCCAGCCTCCCGTGGCACCTCACCCCCGACCACCAGGACTATTGCTGACACCACTCACCATAGCATAGAACCTCCAACCTCCTCCAATGGTAGCACTTCTCCCCAGTTGTCTCTTAGggtctccttcttcttcctgtctttttccattttgaatctCCAGTTTAACTCTTCTCTGGAGGATCCCAGCACGAAATACTACCAAGAGCTGCAGAGAAACATTTCTGAGTTG TTTTTGCAGATTTATGAACAGGAAGATTTTCTGGGCCTCTTTAACATCAAGTTCAG ACCAGGATCTGTGGTGGTCGAATCAACTCTGGTCTTCCGCAAGGGTGCCACCGACGCCTGTGACGTGAAGACACAGTTTGAAGAGCACAGCGGGGAACTAGCCAGATATAACCTGTCCATCTCAGGTGTTAGCG TGCGAGACGTGTCGTCCCCTTCCGCCGGCCAGTCCAGctctggggtccctggctggggcATTGCCCTGCTGGTTCTGGTCTGTGTTCTGGTTGCACTCGCCATCCTCTACGTCGTTGCCCTG GCTGTGTGTCGGTGCTGCCAGAAGAACTGTGGGCAGCTGGACCTCTTTCCAACCCGGGACGCCTACCACCCTATGAGCGAGTACCCCACCTACCATACGCATGGGCGCTATGTGCCGCCAGGCAGCAGACGCAGCCCCTATGAGGAG ATCTCGGCAGGCAACGGGGGCAGCAGCCTGTCTTATGTGAACCTGAACCCATCAGCCACTTCCGCCAACTTGTAG
- the MUC1 gene encoding mucin-1 isoform X1 — MWRTNSAFRSLLCPFPTRFSTAMTPGFWAPLFLLLLVPRRLTASRGTSPPTGGPTSGSTTTGGHHGASSPASRGTSPQTSGPASGSTTTGGHHGASSPASRGTSPQTSGPASGSTTTGGHHGASSPASRGTSPPTSGPASGSTTTGGHHGASSPASRGTSPPTSGPASGSTTTGGHHGASSPASRGTSPQTSGPASGSTTTGGHHGASSPASRGTSPPTSGPASGSTTTGGHHGASSPASRGTSPPTSGPASGSTTTGGHHGASSPASRGTSPPTSGPASGSTTTGGHHGASSPASRGTSPPTSGPASGSTTTGGHHGASSPASRGTSPPTSGPASGSITTGGHHGASSPASRGTSPQTRGPASGSTTTGGHHGASFPASRGTSPQTSGPASGSTTTGGHHGASSPASRGTSPPTSGPASGSTTTGGHHGASSPASRGTSPPTTRTIADTTHHSIEPPTSSNGSTSPQLSLRVSFFFLSFSILNLQFNSSLEDPSTKYYQELQRNISELFLQIYEQEDFLGLFNIKFRPGSVVVESTLVFRKGATDACDVKTQFEEHSGELARYNLSISGVSVRDVSSPSAGQSSSGVPGWGIALLVLVCVLVALAILYVVALAVCRCCQKNCGQLDLFPTRDAYHPMSEYPTYHTHGRYVPPGSRRSPYEEISAGNGGSSLSYVNLNPSATSANL, encoded by the exons ATGTGGAGAACAAACAG CGCCTTCCGGAGcctgctctgccccttccccacccggTTCAGCACCGCCATGACGCCGGGCTTCTgggcccctctcttcctcctgctcctggtACCCCGACGGCTTACAG CCTCCCGTGGCACCTCACCCCCGACAGGCGGCCCCACCTCGGGCTCGACCACCACCGGGGGACACCACGGTGCCTCATCCCCAGCCTCCCGTGGCACCTCACCCCAGACCAGCGGCCCCGCCTCGGGCTCGACCACCACCGGGGGACACCACGGTGCCTCATCCCCAGCCTCCCGTGGCACCTCACCCCAGACCAGCGGCCCCGCCTCGGGCTCGACCACCACCGGGGGACACCACGGTGCCTCATCCCCAGCCTCCCGTGGCACCTCACCCCCGACCAGCGGCCCCGCCTCGGGCTCGACCACCACCGGGGGACACCACGGTGCCTCATCCCCAGCCTCCCGTGGCACCTCACCCCCGACCAGCGGCCCCGCCTCGGGCTCGACCACCACCGGGGGACACCACGGTGCCTCATCCCCAGCCTCCCGTGGCACCTCACCCCAGACCAGCGGCCCCGCCTCGGGCTCGACCACCACCGGGGGACACCACGGTGCCTCATCCCCAGCCTCCCGTGGCACCTCACCCCCGACCAGCGGCCCCGCCTCGGGCTCGACCACCACCGGGGGACACCACGGTGCCTCATCCCCAGCCTCCCGTGGCACCTCACCCCCGACCAGCGGCCCCGCCTCGGGCTCGACCACCACCGGGGGACACCACGGTGCCTCATCCCCAGCCTCCCGTGGCACCTCACCCCCGACCAGCGGCCCCGCCTCGGGCTCGACCACCACCGGGGGACACCACGGTGCCTCATCCCCAGCCTCCCGTGGCACCTCACCCCCGACCAGCGGCCCCGCCTCGGGCTCGACCACCACCGGGGGACACCACGGTGCCTCATCCCCAGCCTCCCGTGGCACCTCACCCCCGACCAGCGGCCCCGCCTCGGGCTCGATCACCACCGGGGGACACCACGGTGCCTCATCCCCAGCCTCCCGTGGCACCTCACCCCAGACCAGGGGCCCCGCCTCGGGCTCGACCACAACCGGGGGACACCACGGTGCCTCATTCCCAGCCTCCCGTGGCACCTCACCCCAGACCAGCGGCCCCGCCTCGGGCTCGACCACCACCGGGGGACACCACGGTGCCTCATCCCCAGCCTCCCGTGGCACCTCACCCCCGACCAGCGGCCCCGCCTCGGGCTCGACTACCACTGGGGGACACCACGGTGCCTCATCCCCAGCCTCCCGTGGCACCTCACCCCCGACCACCAGGACTATTGCTGACACCACTCACCATAGCATAGAACCTCCAACCTCCTCCAATGGTAGCACTTCTCCCCAGTTGTCTCTTAGggtctccttcttcttcctgtctttttccattttgaatctCCAGTTTAACTCTTCTCTGGAGGATCCCAGCACGAAATACTACCAAGAGCTGCAGAGAAACATTTCTGAGTTG TTTTTGCAGATTTATGAACAGGAAGATTTTCTGGGCCTCTTTAACATCAAGTTCAG ACCAGGATCTGTGGTGGTCGAATCAACTCTGGTCTTCCGCAAGGGTGCCACCGACGCCTGTGACGTGAAGACACAGTTTGAAGAGCACAGCGGGGAACTAGCCAGATATAACCTGTCCATCTCAGGTGTTAGCG TGCGAGACGTGTCGTCCCCTTCCGCCGGCCAGTCCAGctctggggtccctggctggggcATTGCCCTGCTGGTTCTGGTCTGTGTTCTGGTTGCACTCGCCATCCTCTACGTCGTTGCCCTG GCTGTGTGTCGGTGCTGCCAGAAGAACTGTGGGCAGCTGGACCTCTTTCCAACCCGGGACGCCTACCACCCTATGAGCGAGTACCCCACCTACCATACGCATGGGCGCTATGTGCCGCCAGGCAGCAGACGCAGCCCCTATGAGGAG ATCTCGGCAGGCAACGGGGGCAGCAGCCTGTCTTATGTGAACCTGAACCCATCAGCCACTTCCGCCAACTTGTAG